From one Deltaproteobacteria bacterium genomic stretch:
- a CDS encoding glycosyltransferase family 4 protein, which produces MRITYFAVSTRLGPSSRYRIYQYQNFFNNHDHRLIIAPALGDKYFQAERFQGFSRWWRRLIFFCVGLFRRLLQLRHLCQADLIIIEREFFAFIPPVFEWLIHLSRQSYVLELDDAIYLQNGRRRKYPHLLRMAKAVIVGNESLANHCLKYNKNVHVIPTTISIKRYPKRKHYKHASLARIGWVGLAYNYPHLHTIASALTEVCRLAPAKLVILSARPEQFAFPYELVMWQENKETEIISSFDIGIMPLRDTAFARGKCGLKLMQYMACGIPSVASPVGVNKQIIKHNENGLLATTADEWREALLSLLNDETLRQRLGQSARVTIEKKYSLEVWGPRLVRLYEEFYTSPFKNNKAGATRILSGVW; this is translated from the coding sequence ATGCGTATTACATACTTCGCCGTTTCAACGCGTTTAGGGCCTAGCTCAAGGTATCGTATTTATCAGTATCAGAACTTTTTTAATAACCACGATCATAGACTTATAATTGCACCAGCTCTGGGTGATAAATACTTTCAAGCCGAACGATTTCAAGGTTTTTCACGTTGGTGGCGACGCCTAATTTTTTTTTGTGTTGGTTTGTTTAGACGTTTATTGCAATTACGCCACCTTTGCCAAGCTGATCTCATAATAATTGAGCGTGAGTTTTTTGCCTTTATACCGCCGGTTTTTGAGTGGCTGATTCATCTAAGTCGCCAAAGTTATGTTCTTGAACTTGATGATGCTATCTATTTACAAAACGGACGCCGCCGTAAATATCCACACCTTTTGCGCATGGCAAAAGCGGTAATTGTCGGCAATGAATCATTGGCCAACCATTGTCTAAAATACAATAAAAACGTTCACGTTATTCCAACAACAATAAGCATAAAACGCTACCCAAAACGCAAACATTATAAACACGCTTCTTTGGCACGTATCGGCTGGGTTGGTCTTGCTTATAATTATCCACATCTACATACAATCGCATCTGCTTTGACGGAAGTATGCCGATTGGCGCCTGCTAAATTAGTAATATTATCAGCTAGACCTGAGCAGTTCGCCTTTCCGTATGAATTGGTGATGTGGCAAGAAAATAAAGAGACCGAGATAATCTCAAGCTTTGATATTGGCATTATGCCTTTGCGTGATACTGCTTTTGCGCGTGGTAAATGTGGCCTTAAACTCATGCAATATATGGCTTGCGGGATACCCAGCGTGGCTTCGCCTGTAGGGGTTAATAAACAAATCATCAAGCACAACGAAAATGGGCTACTCGCCACCACTGCAGATGAATGGCGTGAAGCTTTATTATCATTGCTTAATGATGAGACTTTACGTCAACGCCTTGGGCAATCGGCTAGAGTAACTATCGAAAAAAAATACAGCCTTGAAGTCTGGGGTCCACGGTTAGTTAGGTTATATGAAGAATTTTATACAAGCCCTTTTAAAAACAATAAGGCGGGTGCTACACGAATTTTATCAGGGGTTTGGTAG
- a CDS encoding serine protein kinase, with the protein MSELIAKIAAYQDLEQYRDQHWEGTFEEYLQIIRKNPQVTRNAFQRVYDMILSYGRNEYVDSKKKVVHYPFFDDLENDGVDGVYGLDIPLMRLVNVFKSAALSYGTEKRVILLHGPVGSSKSTIARRLKKGLEQYSQSSAGALFTFDWYLDEIREDGSTKREHMPCPMNEEPLRLIPLEWRTNAITELDLGNKEFLVNVQGELCPACRYVFSNLMKRYKGDFSKVIEHVKVRRLILSEKDRVGVGTFQPKDEKNQDSTELTGDINYRKIAEYGSDSDPRAFNFDGEFHIANRGIIEFIEVLKLDVAFLYDLLGASQEHKIKPKKFAQTDIDEVIIGHTNEAEYKKLLNNEFMEALRDRTVKIDIPYITKLTEETKIYMKDYSSKKIRGKHVAPHTLEMAAMWAVATRLENPKKANLTLLQKLKLYNGKTLPGYTEDSVKELRKESVREGMEGISPRYIQDKISNALVSDKAEGCINPFLLLNELDAGLSSHSLVTREEDRNRYRELVAMVKQEYEDVVKNEVQRAISADEEAISKLCANYIDNIKAYTQKERVKNKYTGQFEEPDERLMRSIEEKIDIPESRKDDFRREIMNYIGALAVEGKKFDFRTNERLHRALELKLFEDQKDSIKLTTLVSSVVDRDTQEKIDVVKQRMIRNYDYCEICATDVLNFVASIFARGDVKD; encoded by the coding sequence ATGTCTGAACTCATTGCTAAAATCGCGGCGTACCAAGACCTTGAACAATACCGCGACCAGCACTGGGAAGGGACTTTTGAAGAATATCTACAAATAATTCGTAAAAATCCTCAGGTTACGCGTAACGCCTTTCAACGTGTGTACGATATGATTTTATCGTACGGTCGTAATGAATACGTTGATTCAAAGAAGAAAGTTGTTCATTACCCATTTTTCGATGATCTCGAAAATGATGGAGTTGATGGAGTTTATGGTCTTGATATTCCATTAATGCGTTTAGTTAACGTTTTTAAGAGCGCGGCGCTTTCATATGGCACCGAAAAACGAGTTATTTTATTACATGGTCCAGTTGGTTCTTCAAAAAGTACAATTGCCCGACGTTTAAAAAAAGGCCTTGAGCAGTACTCGCAAAGTTCTGCTGGGGCTTTATTTACCTTTGATTGGTATCTTGATGAGATACGTGAAGATGGGTCCACAAAGCGCGAGCATATGCCTTGTCCGATGAATGAAGAACCCTTGCGTTTAATTCCGCTTGAATGGCGAACCAATGCTATTACTGAACTAGATTTAGGTAATAAGGAATTTTTAGTAAACGTGCAGGGAGAGCTTTGCCCGGCTTGTCGTTATGTTTTTAGCAACTTAATGAAGCGCTATAAAGGCGATTTTTCAAAAGTAATTGAACACGTTAAAGTGCGACGCTTAATTCTTTCTGAAAAAGATCGAGTCGGTGTTGGAACTTTTCAGCCTAAAGACGAAAAGAATCAAGATTCGACCGAATTAACTGGTGATATTAACTATCGTAAAATTGCTGAATATGGTAGTGATTCAGACCCCCGAGCTTTTAATTTCGATGGCGAGTTTCATATCGCCAATCGCGGTATTATTGAGTTTATCGAAGTTCTTAAACTTGATGTTGCCTTTCTTTATGACCTTTTAGGTGCTTCACAAGAACATAAGATCAAACCCAAGAAATTTGCTCAAACTGATATTGATGAAGTGATTATTGGGCATACTAATGAGGCAGAATATAAGAAATTATTAAATAATGAGTTTATGGAAGCGTTGCGTGATCGTACAGTAAAAATCGATATTCCATATATTACTAAATTGACTGAAGAAACTAAGATTTACATGAAAGATTATTCATCTAAAAAAATAAGAGGTAAACATGTTGCTCCGCATACACTTGAGATGGCAGCAATGTGGGCAGTGGCGACGCGCTTAGAAAATCCCAAAAAGGCTAATTTAACCCTATTACAGAAATTAAAACTCTATAATGGTAAAACACTACCTGGGTATACTGAAGATTCAGTTAAAGAATTACGCAAAGAATCTGTGCGTGAAGGAATGGAGGGGATTTCTCCAAGATATATTCAAGATAAAATATCAAATGCGCTTGTCTCTGATAAAGCTGAAGGTTGTATAAATCCATTCTTGTTACTTAATGAGCTTGACGCGGGGTTGTCCTCTCATTCGCTGGTCACCCGTGAAGAGGATCGTAATCGCTACCGTGAGCTTGTCGCCATGGTCAAGCAAGAATACGAAGATGTGGTGAAAAATGAGGTGCAGCGAGCTATCTCTGCTGATGAAGAAGCTATTAGTAAACTATGTGCCAATTATATCGACAATATTAAGGCATATACTCAAAAAGAACGAGTAAAAAACAAATACACCGGGCAATTCGAAGAGCCTGATGAGCGTCTAATGCGTTCTATTGAAGAGAAAATAGACATACCTGAAAGTCGCAAAGATGATTTTCGCCGTGAAATTATGAACTACATCGGTGCATTAGCGGTTGAAGGTAAAAAGTTTGATTTTCGTACCAATGAACGTTTGCATCGTGCTTTAGAACTAAAGCTTTTTGAAGATCAGAAAGATTCGATAAAACTAACAACATTAGTTTCGAGTGTTGTTGATCGGGACACCCAAGAAAAAATAGATGTGGTTAAACAGCGCATGATTCGCAATTATGATTATTGTGAAATTTGTGCGACTGATGTGCTTAACTTTGTTGCTTCGATTTTTGCTCGTGGTGATGTCAAAGACTAG